A single genomic interval of Electrophorus electricus isolate fEleEle1 chromosome 4, fEleEle1.pri, whole genome shotgun sequence harbors:
- the mmp23bb gene encoding matrix metallopeptidase 23bb, with amino-acid sequence MRWIWLKMVPLALLLLIFVDGRTESVNKPLQEPLLHSWGNSPRVPLARAKRYAINPLGYKWEHFNITYKITKFPNTLSKNDTRKAIRIAFNKWSDVSPLTFTEITKPNKSADIIIGFYTFNHTDCWGSPLHPCFDGLNGELAHAFLPPRGEIHFDNHEFWILGKSRFSWKQGAWLNDLVQVAAHEVGHALGLWHSRDPNALMHPNATYTGQRNVAQDDIWGIQRLYGCLDKKRVCDPWARLGFCERRRSFMKKHCPQRCDLCYEPLDAVTTPTSPPANVKIKVVPRGKVVGFRCGTKNTRVPPKVSWYKDGEQLVTSIPGYISIKGRDLRIVANEFNEGTYTCRILRRGSVVSANSWAIRLKPERSSNNS; translated from the exons ATGCGATGGATTTGGTTAAAAATGGTGCCTCTGGCATTGTTGCTGCTTATTTTTGTTGATGGGAGAACAGAATCG GTCAACAAGCCACTACAGGAGCCCCTCCTGCACTCCTGGGGCAACAGCCCAAGAGTGCCGCTGGCTCGGGCCAAACGCTACGCCATCAACCCCCTGGGCTACAAGTGGGAGCACTTTAACATCACTTACAA GATTACAAAGTTTCCCAACACCCTCAGTAAGAATGACACCCGGAAAGCCATAAGGATTGCCTTCAATAAATGGAGTGATGTCTCCCCTCTAACCTTTACTGAAATCACCAAGCCCAACAAGAGTGCTGACATCATTATTG GTTTCTACACATTCAATCACACCGACTGCTGGGGGTCACCGCTGCACCCCTGCTTTGATGGCCTGAACGGAGAGCTGGCCCATGCCTTCCTGCCCCCCCGGGGAGAGATCCACTTCGACAACCATGAGTTCTGGATTCTGGGCAAGTCTCGCTTTAGCTGGAAGCAGG GTGCGTGGCTCAACGATCTTGTTCAGGTTGCTGCCCACGAGGTTGGCCATGCTCTCGGGCTATGGCATTCACGGGATCCCAACGCTCTAATGCACCCCAATGCCACTTACACCGGGCAGCGCAACGTTGCTCAGGATGATATCTGGGGCATCCAGCGTCTTTATG GCTGCTTGGATAAGAAGCGTGTGTGTGACCCCTGGGCCCGGCTGGGGTTCTGTGAAAGGAGACGGAGCTTTATGAAAAAGCACTGCCCTCAGCGGTGTGACTTGTGTTATG AGCCCCTGGATGCTGTGACTACCCCTACATCTCCCCCTGCCAACGTGAAGATCAAGGTGGTGCCTCGGGGGAAAGTAGTCGGCTTCCGCTGTGGGACCAAAAATACAAGAGTGCCTCCAAAAGTCAG CTGGTATAAAGATGGGGAGCAGCTGGTGACCTCCATACCCGGATACATATCCATCAAAGGCCGGGATCTTCGCATTGTGGCCAACGAGTTCAACGAGGGAACGTACACTTGCCGCATTCTCCGTCGTGGCAGTGTTGTTTCTGCCAACTCCTGGGCCATTAGGCTGAAGCCAGAGCGCTCCTCCAACAACAGCTGA
- the ap2m1b gene encoding AP-2 complex subunit mu-B isoform X1, producing MIGGLFIYNHKGEVLISRVYRDDIGRNAVDAFRVNVIHARQQVRSPVTNIARTSFFHVKRSNIWLAAVTKQNVNAAMVFEFLYKMCDVMTAYFGKISEENIKNNFVLIYELLDEILDFGYPQNSETGALKTFITQQGIKSQHHTKEEQSQITSQVTGQIGWRREGIKYRRNELFLDVLESVNLLMSPQGQVLSAHVSGRVVMKSYLSGMPECKFGMNDKIVIDKQGKGGTTDDAGKSELGGSSGKQSIAIDDCTFHQCVRLSKFDSERSISFIPPDGEYELMRYRTTKDIILPFRVIPLVREVGRTKLEVKVVIKSNFKPSLLAQKIEVRIPTPLNTSGVQVICMKGKAKYKASENAIVWKIKRMAGMKESQISAEIELLPTNDKKKWARPPISMNFEVPFAPSGLKVRYLKVFEPKLNYSDHDVIKWVRYIGRSGIYETRC from the exons ATGATCGGAGGACTTTTCATCTACAACCACAAGGGCGAGGTGCTGATTTCCCGTGTCTACCGTGATGACATAGG GAGGAACGCAGTGGACGCGTTCCGCGTGAACGTGATCCATGCACGGCAGCAGGTGCGCTCGCCCGTCACCAACATCGCCCGCACCAGCTTCTTTCACGTCAAGCGCTCTAATATCTGGCTAGCCGCCGTCACCAAGCAGAACGTCAACGCTGCCATGGTGTTCGAGTTCCTCTACAAGATGTGTGACGTCATGACCGCCTATTTTGGCAAAATCAGTGAAGAGAACATCAAGAACAACTTTGTGCTGATCTATGAGCTGCTGgacg AGATCCTGGACTTTGGCTACCCCCAGAACTCGGAGACTGGTGCGCTCAAGACATTCATCACTCAGCAGGGGATCAAGAGccag CATCAT ACAAAAGAGGAGCAGTCCCAGATCACCAGTCAGGTGACTGGGCAGATAGGATGGAGGCGTGAAGGCATCAAGTACCGCCGCAATGAGCTCTTTCTGGATGTCCTGGAGAGCGTGAACCTGCTGATGTCACCGCAGG GTCAAGTCCTGAGCGCACACGTCTCGGGCCGCGTGGTCATGAAGAGCTACTTGAGCGGGATGCCCGAGTGCAAATTTGGCATGAATGACAAGATCGTCATTGACAAGCAGGGCAAGGGAGGCACTACCGATGACGCAGGCAAGAG TGAGTTGGGGGGCAG TAGTGGGAAGCAGTCCATAGCCATTGATGACTGCACCTTCCACCAGTGTGTACGGCTCAGCAAGTTTGACTCAGAGCGAAGCATCAGCTTCATTCCCCCGGATGGAGAGTATGAGCTCATGCG GTACCGCACTACTAAGGACATTATTCTTCCGTTCCGCGTCATCCCCCTGGTCAGGGAGGTGGGCCGCACCAAGTTGGAGGTGAAGGTGGTCATCAAGTCCAACTTCAAACCCTCGCTGCTGGCGCAGAAGATAGAG GTGCGCATCCCCACCCCTCTCAACACCAGTGGTGTGCAGGTGATCTGCATGAAAGGAAAAGCCAAGTACAAGGCCAGTGAGAACGCCATCGTATGGAA AATTAAGCGCATGGCAGGTATGAAAGAGTCCCAGATCAGTGCTGAGATTGAGCTGCTGCCCACCAATGACAAGAAAAAATGGGCACGTCCACCCATCTCGATGAACTTTGAG GTGCCCTTCGCCCCCTCTGGCCTCAAGGTTCGCTACCTGAAAGTGTTTGAGCCCAAGCTGAACTACAGCGACCACGACGTGATTAAATGGGTCCGCTACATCGGTCGCAGCGGCATCTACGAGACACGCTGCTAA
- the ap2m1b gene encoding AP-2 complex subunit mu-B isoform X2 has product MIGGLFIYNHKGEVLISRVYRDDIGRNAVDAFRVNVIHARQQVRSPVTNIARTSFFHVKRSNIWLAAVTKQNVNAAMVFEFLYKMCDVMTAYFGKISEENIKNNFVLIYELLDEILDFGYPQNSETGALKTFITQQGIKSQHHTKEEQSQITSQVTGQIGWRREGIKYRRNELFLDVLESVNLLMSPQGQVLSAHVSGRVVMKSYLSGMPECKFGMNDKIVIDKQGKGGTTDDAGKSSGKQSIAIDDCTFHQCVRLSKFDSERSISFIPPDGEYELMRYRTTKDIILPFRVIPLVREVGRTKLEVKVVIKSNFKPSLLAQKIEVRIPTPLNTSGVQVICMKGKAKYKASENAIVWKIKRMAGMKESQISAEIELLPTNDKKKWARPPISMNFEVPFAPSGLKVRYLKVFEPKLNYSDHDVIKWVRYIGRSGIYETRC; this is encoded by the exons ATGATCGGAGGACTTTTCATCTACAACCACAAGGGCGAGGTGCTGATTTCCCGTGTCTACCGTGATGACATAGG GAGGAACGCAGTGGACGCGTTCCGCGTGAACGTGATCCATGCACGGCAGCAGGTGCGCTCGCCCGTCACCAACATCGCCCGCACCAGCTTCTTTCACGTCAAGCGCTCTAATATCTGGCTAGCCGCCGTCACCAAGCAGAACGTCAACGCTGCCATGGTGTTCGAGTTCCTCTACAAGATGTGTGACGTCATGACCGCCTATTTTGGCAAAATCAGTGAAGAGAACATCAAGAACAACTTTGTGCTGATCTATGAGCTGCTGgacg AGATCCTGGACTTTGGCTACCCCCAGAACTCGGAGACTGGTGCGCTCAAGACATTCATCACTCAGCAGGGGATCAAGAGccag CATCAT ACAAAAGAGGAGCAGTCCCAGATCACCAGTCAGGTGACTGGGCAGATAGGATGGAGGCGTGAAGGCATCAAGTACCGCCGCAATGAGCTCTTTCTGGATGTCCTGGAGAGCGTGAACCTGCTGATGTCACCGCAGG GTCAAGTCCTGAGCGCACACGTCTCGGGCCGCGTGGTCATGAAGAGCTACTTGAGCGGGATGCCCGAGTGCAAATTTGGCATGAATGACAAGATCGTCATTGACAAGCAGGGCAAGGGAGGCACTACCGATGACGCAGGCAAGAG TAGTGGGAAGCAGTCCATAGCCATTGATGACTGCACCTTCCACCAGTGTGTACGGCTCAGCAAGTTTGACTCAGAGCGAAGCATCAGCTTCATTCCCCCGGATGGAGAGTATGAGCTCATGCG GTACCGCACTACTAAGGACATTATTCTTCCGTTCCGCGTCATCCCCCTGGTCAGGGAGGTGGGCCGCACCAAGTTGGAGGTGAAGGTGGTCATCAAGTCCAACTTCAAACCCTCGCTGCTGGCGCAGAAGATAGAG GTGCGCATCCCCACCCCTCTCAACACCAGTGGTGTGCAGGTGATCTGCATGAAAGGAAAAGCCAAGTACAAGGCCAGTGAGAACGCCATCGTATGGAA AATTAAGCGCATGGCAGGTATGAAAGAGTCCCAGATCAGTGCTGAGATTGAGCTGCTGCCCACCAATGACAAGAAAAAATGGGCACGTCCACCCATCTCGATGAACTTTGAG GTGCCCTTCGCCCCCTCTGGCCTCAAGGTTCGCTACCTGAAAGTGTTTGAGCCCAAGCTGAACTACAGCGACCACGACGTGATTAAATGGGTCCGCTACATCGGTCGCAGCGGCATCTACGAGACACGCTGCTAA